The region CCTGTATAGGACTTCCCTTTGCTGGGACTCCCTGATTCTGTAGAACAGAGACGGGAGACGGTGAGGCATTTCCATTTCCATCCCCTCCTAGAAAATGGAACAGACTCAGGCAACAGCCATTTGCTGTGAGCATCTGCCAAACGCCAGGCCCTGTGTGAGGTGCTTAGACTACAGGGAGGCCTGGGAAGGGCCTTGAACCTCAAGGGATTCCCTCATACTCTATGAGAGATAAGGATAGGTAAATAAGGAACTGCACAGCTCAGGCGGTGCTGGGAACCACCAGCTGTGATGGAGGATGCAGACTTCGCCTGGTGACCCAGGGCCCGAATCAGACCTATCAGCTTGGCCTCATACTTACAAAAATCAGGAAATCTCTCACATTTAACAAACCAGAAGGCCCAATCTCACCAGGCCCCACAGTCCCACCTAGAACAATCACCTGGGGCAGAGCAGTGATTGCCCGGATGGCACAGCACATGCTCTCTGCCCTCCAccatccccaccactccctgcacACATCCAGCACCACTCACCCACTCCATTGCCTCCCACGTCTCACAACAAAGGGCCTGGAGATCCAGTCTCTGCAGTGGCAACAGAGACAGTGGGCTTTCCCGGGATGCATCGGGGTCCGGCCTTTATTAGGCAAGGGAGCTGGGGCAGGTGGGCTCACTTAAGTCAGTCTGGGATGAGGAGTGGCACCTGCTGCTCTAGTTGTCACAGAAGAGCGCCAGCAAGAAGCCAGATGGCTGTGCCCAAACCCCATTCCTCTGCTTGCTAGCTTGGTGACCTCCGGCAGCTCACTTCCCCCTCAGAGTCTTGGCTGCCTCAACTATAACAGTACTAAGGCCACTGGGTTGCTGGGAGGATTAATTGAGATGCTCCAAGTGAAGcccctagaacagtgcctgggacCTGTAAGTGTACAATTAAAGTTGGCTGCTAACTTATGGTGGTGCTTACTGTTGTAATTCCTCCACGTGGAAAAGCAAATTAATACGGTGCTTCAGGGTCTCTGGGAATCCTAGGCTTTATCACAGCTGGATGTCCTCCCAGCTTCACCACTAACTCACGAATTATTCCAatcagaaaaaggagagaaagagggggtggGAGACACCCCcgggagagagagcagaaggcTACAGGGGTCCCTCTTTAAGGGGGCACTGCTGGACACACTGAACAGAGGTGGCATACAGGACTTGATCATGTCCCATCCAATGGGCAGAGTAGCTAAAAAGTCAGGGATTCTTGGATGCAAGCAGGTAGGAGACAAACTCTGGAACGTTCAGGCTCCATGCACCCCTGGCCCCTCCAAGGGTTCCTGCTGCCAGGGGAGCAGCTGGCCAGCCTTCCCTAACCTGCATGTCCCAGGTTCGAGGCCTCCTTTTGCCACCCCCGGTCCTGGAAGCCAGGGAGTAAACAGGTGTCCTGACCCCAGATACATCTTGGGGAAGCTCCCCACCAACGCGAGGTCCACAACCTCAGAGGAAAAACTCAGCTCAGAAGGTTTCACACTTGCTTCCTACGCCCACCTCACACCTCTTCTTACCCTGCTACATGAGAAAAACAAGTTGACATCTCCCATCCAACAAGTGACCACCTATCCCAGCCCTTCTTGGGGCAGCACTCAAATCATAATCACTAAAACCACTTCCTGAATTTTCAGGAGGCacttaaagaaaagaagagagagcctGAGTCCAGGATGGGCCTGGGAGTATAGCGGGGTAGAGAGAATCTCACACAGACATAGCTACACATCTTATGGGATCTGGCCCTGACGTCGGCCCTGGCTGCTTTGCTGAAAGAACCCATCCCATACCAGACCTTTCCGGGGATCACTTTGtatgttacataaatgtctaacacctgaaactaaaacaatattgaatgtcgactataactgaaaatttaaataaaattttaaaaagaacctgtCCTGTACTTCGAATCAGACAAGACACCCGAACTGAGCGCTGCTTCCCCAGAGCATGGCTGTGTAGCCCTGAGCGGGCTCCTTCGCCCTCTAAGCCAGCGTTACCTCCACTGCGAAGTGTGGCTACACAGACTGCCGCCCTGCCTGTCCCAGGGCCAGTGTGGGGGGCACACATGAGAGACGGGTGGGGAGGGCCTGGCGAACCATGCCAGAGTGTGAGCACACAAGTGGTCACTACACACCCCAAGTGACAAAAAATCCACCCATCAGGGCCACCGTTAGGGCTGGGCCTCAAACCAAGCTGTGACTGGAGTCACAGGGTCAGCCTGGAGCTAGACAGTCTAATCTCACACAGGCGAGCCTGGACCAGAGAAGGCCAAACCACACAGGACTGAGAAGCAGGGAGTGAGGCAACACAGAACAAAGTTAAAGAAAGGTGCCTTTGCTGATGCCAAAATCTGGGCGCTGTGCTCCCCCGTTTCAGACGTTTAAAAGAATGCCTTTCTGCccttgctgggtggctcagttagttggagcatcatcctgtacaccaaatgACTGCAGGTTCGAGCCCCAGTCAGGgagagtacaggaggcaaccaatcgatgtttctctcacatcagtgtttctctctctctctctctgtcttccccactttctctctctctaaaatcaataaatcaataaacataacttcAGGTAAGGatctgaaattcatttttaaaaaataaaatgaaatgaaaatagaaagggggcacctcctccctcccctaggCCAGCTGCCCAGGGCTGTCACAGCACCTCTGCCTGGGGCTGGCAAATCGTGAATGAGCCATTTGACACACACCTCTGCCTTCAGGTGGGAAAGGTCTGTGCAGCTGTTTTGTAGACAAGGCTGCTGAGGTCTGGGTagttgagtgacttgcccaaggtcgttCGGCCAGTAAATGGTACACGGCAAGAGCACCCCAGCTCATACGGCTGTCGTACCCTCGAGCCCCATCTCCACATACCCCTGGGTAATGTGTGGTGAATGGGCCTAGCTCTCCAGAGCTGATTTTCTGaagtctctttaaaaatcagtccAGATTGCAACCCACCTACTGAGCGCTGTGAAGGCGAGCTACTTGACTCCCCTCCTACTGCCTCTTATTGTCTCTGCTCCAACATCCCTTGTCCCCCCTTTTTGCTCCAACACCTGCTTCACTGACGAAACACAGTCATTATTCGGCTTTGCTCTGGCTTCTGAGCAAGCCCTGGCTGTCATCCCGCCCAGGCAGTGGCAAATCTGAGGCTGGGCCGTCTTCACAAGGCAGGGGACAATGCCGAGGGTACCCGTAGCCCAGGGGAACGTGCCaaacacaggcaggcaggcacccaAGGCCCCAGAAGGGCACCAGACACCATTCACCTCAGGATGGCTCAATCCTCTCTCCTGAAAGGAGGCCAGGCAGCCCAGCCAGAGGAGGGGACAGAAGTCGGCACCCTGGTGACGGCCTTAGCCTCTGGAGAACCCTGCGTGTGTCTGAAGGAAGCTTTGTGCCCTGGATCCCACCCCTTCCTCTAAGCCCCAGGACTTGGAGCTATGAAGTCTTGATCCCTGGTAAAGAGCAAAGATGTTCTTGGGTATGAAAAGGATTTTTATTAAGAAGGAAGGCCAAGTTCTTCACACAATGCACTCAGAAAGTTACTGTCATTATTAACATCACCGTCATTGCCTTCCttgtccctctccccacagctTAGGTGGCGCTGCCCTTCTTGGGTCACTAAGCAGCGTGTTCTCAGAGGGGAACCGAAACGTGGACACTGGTTAGGAAGACAGCAGGGAGACTCCGAGGCATCTCTCAGGCCGAGAGGGGACCGATTCCCAACCACTAGCCCACCGCAGGAGACACTCCTGTCCAGCTCCCTTATTCCATGGCCGGTCTGCGAACCCTTAGAGGTGACCAGAGTCACTGTCCTTCAATTGACTGAGTAACAGAAACTCCTGTGTACCCGCTGTCTGTCACACATCTAGCATTGCATGCAGAAATgagccagcccaggcccagccttAATGACGCGGTCATTTAGCAGTGGCATCTCCACTGTGACCTAATGTACcaattaaaagctttttaaactCAATGTGGAATCACTATCAGAGTCctctccagaaggaatgcagatTCATTTTCGACAGAACAGGCCCAAAGGCCCCAGCCTGGAGAGGATGGAGCCATCTCCCATCAGCAGCACCGAGCCTGACGAGAGCCCTTTCCCTTGAGAAGACACAGGCATTCTTCCAAATCCCTGCTCTAAGCAAGTATCACCTTCACACTACTGATAGGGGGTGGCAAGGACACAAGCGCAAGTGGCTAGAAGGCCACTCCCAAGGAAGGAGGTCAAAGGGCATTCTGCGGGCACTAGAGGAAGGGCTCTGGCATATCCCAGGTAGGCACCACAAACCACCTGGCAAGGGTGGGGGCGGGTCTCAACCTTCCAGATACTCGAGTCAGAGGTCTCCAGCAGGCGCATAGGGGGTCCAAAGGAATGTCCAGCCAGCTCCGACATTAAGACTGATATCTCAGACTTCCTAAGAGAGGGAGTTGGTTTTGAGCCCAGCTTCTCTCTATGGCTCTTAAAAAATAGGGCCAGGGTTTGAAGGCCAAAGGAGAATCACTCAAACAGCAGAGACGCCTGTGCATTTCAAAGACTCCTACTCTCTGCATAGCATGTCCTGGTAGACAGGCTGCTACCCACAACCACTATCTTCTTTAACCCTCCCACGACCCTCTGAGGTGGGAACCATcagacccattttacagacaatgaaactgaggcttagtgagGGGACAAGAGTCAATCAAAGCCACATGGCTAAAACCCCAATCTGAGACCTCCCAGCTCCAAACTCCATGCCTCCTTCCATGTAGACCGTGCCGTCTGTAATACATGACATATACTGGCCACTCAGTGAAACTGGATGACTGTCAGTTGAGTGGCTGCATCCTAAACACCATTTCTTAGATGCTCTGATAAggccccctctcttcctcctgaggCAGGCTCTGAGACAGGAGGACATGGGGGTCCAGTGAGGGAGGAAAGGCACCGAGAGGAAACAGAGTCTGTGTCAACATGCGGGGGTACCCTGACTCCGTTGAGGAGGCCCCCGACCTCAGAGGAGGACCTCGCAGCTGACCTCGCTGTCTCTCAAGGGCTCTGAGAGCACAGCAGCAGAGGCCGGACTCACCTTCAGGGATGGCATCCTCCTGGTACACAGGCCGCAGCAGCTGCAAGGCAAAGACAGGAGACCCGCCTCAGCCCCAGGAACGGGGCAGGACAACCTGGCAGGCTGCTCGCACCAGCCTGGGGATGGGAAGGGAGCACCTCAGGACACGAGGGGACACAGCAGTCCTGCTACCAAGCTGAGAGGGGGCTCAGAAGGAACACAGAACCCAGAATCCTCCAGAATATTATAGTGGAACAAGGCTACAGCTGTTAACAAGTCTAATCCCATGGCCAAGTCCCCAACTTCCTTGACGGCAGCTTGTTCCAAAGAGTGTTGCATGAACACTGGCACTGTGGCATGCTAACCACCCTGCCACAAAGGATGTACCAGCAGGGGAGTCTGGGAAGTGCCGAGTTAAACGAGGTTGAACTATCGTGGAGCCCCGTCTCCACAGCAGGAAGCCCTCAGAGCCTCGAACAGACTAATATGCTCCGGGATATTTCTCAAACTTATTTGACCTCAGAATACTTTTTACCCCAGAGTATCTCAAGGCATTAATATCTGGGGGCATGCAATCCATCATCATCCCACCATGCCACCATGCAGTGTCTGCTTTTACCTCTGGTGATAGGGGACTTGCCACCTACCACACACAGCAGCCCCTTCCATTGGGGAAAAGTGCAGACTGACACAAAGCTCTCGTTTCTTTTGGGGTGCAATCTTCTATTTTGTGACACCCCTGGTTCTGGACCTGCTCTCTCTGCCCAGGACATCCCTGCAGCTGTGGGGTTATCACGTACCCTACCTCCTTGCTCAGCACTCCCAGCCCCTTGCAGGCTCCTCCCCACACAATTCGAGTCCTTTCCTGGCCTCACACAGGGACCCATGCCCTTCACCTTCCCCGAACCAGCTGTCCATACCTGGCTCCCAGGGTTCAGCGGGGCCAGGATGATGTAGTTGGGGTCGGTGGGGGCAGTGGCACGGGACAGTGCAGGCAGGGTATGCTGGCCCCCGCGCTTGGCCACCTCGGTGTAGCGCTCCCAGCCTCCGAGCAGCAGCCCGTCTGAGCTGTCACATACCAGGTGGCAGCTGTGGCGCTGCTCAGGCCGTGCCTGGGCCCCATGGGTGCAATTCTTCTCCCGCTTGTTTAGGGGTGACTGGAGGTCGTGTGTTGACTTGCAGGACGCCCGCCTCAGGACCCCACCATCGGGTCCTGGCTTGACTTGGGGGACCATGCGCCAAACGAGCAGGATGATCTCACTCGGGCAGCTCCTGGAAAGGGGGGTGAATCACAGAGAGAAGTTGAGTCTGGGGGGCACCAAAATCAGCCAGGGTAGGGGTCcgaggggaggagtgggggagggggagaagcccCTAATGTCAGGGCAGGAAGGAAATAAGAGACCATGTAAAGCACAGATGGCACAGCGCCCCTTAGGACAACTCCAGTTGACTGGCAGTGGCCGAGAAGGATGCTGAGGCCAAAGTCATATTAAGCAACTAGCAAACTCAATTAGTGACATCTGTCGTGGGCAAAGTATAAGCAAGGAGGAGCAAGCATACCACCTACATGTGACCCCTCAGCCAGTCATTCTAGAAGCAAACCTACAATGGGCCATGAGGTCAACATTTAGAGGAcccaaacattttaaagaataattttttaaattgtgcaaACGACCCATTTGCAACATCTACACATCCTTTAAAAACAATGGGCTGAGCTCTGAGGTAGCAGAAATAATTAGCTAAAGTAGAAAGCCAGCCCCTGGAGCGGCCTCAGGAACCACAGAGTTCGTGTGAGAGCTTCTTCCCTGCTGTTCACTCTGAGCCTGAACCTTCCATTTGCAGGCTCAGAACCTGATTCCCTGAGGAGCAAAGTGAATTACTAACAGCTGGGCAAAGGGGGGCAGGATGAGGCCacaaggcaggggaggggaggtgtgccatcagcctgggccccaggctgctcactcccgccccccaccctgcccctctcacCGGATCTCGTGGGCCAGCTCCACGCATTTCCAATGCTCCACAGGCCTCTCGTTCAGCTGCAGCACTGTGTCCAGCTGCTGCAGCCCTGCTCTCTCTGCCGGGCCCCCTTCATGGACAAGAAAAGACACTCAAGACAgcctcaaacccacaaccccctCAAGGGACCTGGGGTCCTTTGGTTCCCCAACGCACTAGGACAAGGACTGcccctctgtttcttcatctgtgaagtgaggGGCCAACACTGGTGGCTGGCTCCCAAGGACCTTAAAGGAGCACAAGCTTTACCTGTTCGCACTTCTCTGCTGTTCACCGTTCCagtcagccccccaccccaacctcccaccccaCTGAGAACCCTCCCTGTGGCCAGGCTCACATACTTCATTCCCTCCTCTGGCACCATTCACTGAGCGCCAGCCTTGGTGCCCGTCGCCCAGGTCACGAAGCCCTGGGTTCTCCTCCAAGGATGCTCACTGTGATTGGGAGAAAccttttctttgtgaaaaatagGAAGGGAATGCCTATATTCAAGTGCTAATCAAGCTTGGAGGAGGATAAAATATCAATTCCAAATAGAGTTCAGCAATGACTCATTTTCCCATGTAGCCATTATTGAAAATATAGATTTAGTTCCTGTTTGAAATGCTtgggaaacaaaatattaaaatgtattttcattttgataaaaacaaaaaaatagagtGGGTATATTTTCATAAATCTCAATTTTATctgcagtcatttaaaaatattattcttttcattctgAAAAACCAGGACACACTTTGTTCCACTTTGGGGCTCCCTTGCAGTTCCCAGGTCTTGTCTGCAAAGCCCACATGGAGGGCGGAGCCAATGGGGTTGGTATTGCCCAAGACACTCACCAGAATCCACGGCCTGGACTCGGACCGGAGAGTCACAGCAGATGGTGAAGCCAAAGCCGTCCTTCCCCCTCGGGATGGTGATCTAGGACACAGCCCAGCATAGTTACTCCCAGACACCAATCCAAGACACCAATCCAAGGTCAGGAAGCCCACAGGCCCACCCCAGAGCCACCCTCCTCTCCAAGGGAACTGGAGCCGAAAAGGAAGCCAGCCAGCCCCCCACCATCCCTGTCTCAGCCCAGACATCTTGACCACAGGGTTGTGGGCCAAGCAGGACAGCTGGGAGCTCAGGAGGCAAACCTAGGCTAAAGCGGGAGGCCAGGGTGGGAAGAGCCTTGGGAGGGCAAACCTCGCCTTCCTCGGCCCCAGCCTACATGTGGCCCTTTACCGAAAGGACCCCTGCACCTACACATCTCTACCTGGTCTGTGACCCACTACCCGTTTggtcccttcctcctttcccccagggTTCACGAAGCATtggcctgggctggccctgtgCTGAGGGCTCTGAAACAAAGCCTGCCCGGTTGCTGCCCTCCCAGAGGACAGGTGAGGGAAGACAGGGACATGTACACTCACAACCTCAAGTCAAAGGTCATAGGGCAAGTGCTGGGGTTCTCAGGACAGTCCATCACCAGAACCTCAAGGCGTCCAGTGAGGGCTCTCGCTAAGGGGCAGGTGAGAACATAGGCCTCCCTGCTGAACCTGAACTTGCCACTGCCCTCGTGCCTGCTGAGGCCATGTGCTTGGCAGCTCTGTAACCCCTGCTTTCAGAAGCCCCCTGAAAGGGCTACGCCGTCTGGATAGTCTTTACAACACAGTTATTGAGTTCCTGGTGCATGCCAGGCTCTGCTGAGGTACGGAAGGAAGCAGGAGGCCTTGGTCTCTGGCTGGCAGAGAGGCATGAGCGTACACAGATCTCTCCAAAACAAAGCAGGACATGACAGCAAAACATGAAGACTGTGCTGGGAACGGTCCTTTGTGTTTGGTTCCATGCACCACAGAAACTCAGCGAGTGCTAAGTTAATGAGGACAGCCCAGCCGCATCCCACTAGCGGCAGGAAGCTGTGGGGGCGCAGTGCAGTCTGCTGGCTCAGTTCAGTTCAGTCTTGCTGCGCTCCCCTCTGTACATCCCCAATTAGGCACTGGGTGGCATGCACAAGGCCTAGCCCAGCTCACCTGAAAAGCAATTCCAAGCTGCTGGGAGCAGGTGTATGAAAGCAACAGACCTAAGGGACCACTAGTCAGAAAAGGGGTTCAGTGGGGTCCCAAGAGACTCCCTGGAAGAGGATGTGGAGTGGGCCCTATTGAGGCACAGTGAGAGTGTCCCAGGCAGGCTGGGAAAGAAGCCAGTTCAGCAAGGCTGAAAAAGGTCAAGGGCAGCCATCTTGTCAGGGGATTGTGTCTCTTCCTTGAGAGGTTGTCTCTTCAAAACTAGGTGCCTGGCATTCACCTGCCAGCTGTCCCAAAGGCCAGGCGTGAGAAAGGGGAGGGTCATGGGCCCAGGGTGACCAAGGCCCTTGGAAGCTGCCAGGAGGCCTCTGAGCCGCTGCTTcccaccagccctgggcctggattCAAAGCAAGTTTGTAAAACAGGAAATCTGACAGacaaggggaagggggagggggcaggaaaatACCCTGTTCCCATAAGAATTCTGGGAAAACACACAGctaagacaggaagagaaaaaaatggaaagaaagaaagaacaacaaaccCTGGAGTAAGTGCGGAAAGCGCAGGCCGAGGCTGAGGGAAACTGTCAGGAACCTGGTCCACTCCATACGACCAGCAGCGGTTGAGGGCCCTGGGGACTCGCCCTCGACCCAAGCAGAAGCTGGGACTCCAAAGTATGGCCAGCACTTCCTCAGTGCTACCCCACGAGGGCCACAGCCCCTCTGGTCTAGGTGCAGGCTCTGGAAAGAAGGCCTAGCACCTGTGGGCTCGGAGCTAACAGTTTGGGACTGGCCCGAGATGAACCGTGTGATCCAGCTAAACAGCCTCCCATACCCACACCTTGGTCCCCTCCTCTAGGGGGCACAGTGGACAGGAGCCCCTTCTGCCTTCCTGGGCACCAGGCTAAGAAGAACCAGCCAGGACAACAGTCCAaaccagctgggggtggggaaggctgggaagaggagagggtaTCAGCAGGCAAAGGGGCAGGACCAAGTGAAGGAAACAGAGTTACTCTCTGGCTGACCTGAGCACCTGCCCGGGTGAGAAGAAAGGGCCCCGAGAGCCTATCAACCAGTGGAATGCAAGGCTACTTTGTTTGGTGTGCCCCTGAAGGGAGAGAGTGGTGGCCCCCAGCTCTCAGCCCTCCTCTCGGACCTCAGGCCCCAGGGTCAGCAGGTGAGGGGAGCTCTCCTGCCCTGACTCTGGGACCTCGGCAGCTCCTGGCAGAGGCTGTCCTTCCCAGGGGTAGTCCTTGCtctttcctgtcctgggcaggaaCTGCCACTGCTCCCAAATCTCACCCACGCCAGCATCTCACTTCTGCTCTCCTGCCTGGTTTCTGGTCTCTTCCGTGTCTAGACTTCCATCTCCAGTGGCCACCGTTTATTGCACACCTCCTATAGGTACATACCAGCtgctgtgccaggtactgtataCACAGCATTCCACTTATTCTAGCAGCATCACCCCTGAACATCATCATCCCTTTCCACTGGCAGGGAGACTGAGGTTCGGGGAAGAAGAATGACGTGCTCCAGAGCCAGAGCTGAAGAAGGGCAGAGCTGGCTTTGAGCCCAGGTCTGGCAAAAAGCTGATGCTCTCAACACTGCACTGGTTACTAGCGTTGTCTTGAACTTGAGCtccagagccccaggcccagcccagacTCATGCTGGCACCATTCTGACTGCAATGGGCCCCAGTCTTCTGGCCCATAGTCCCAAGGTGACCTAGGACTTCTTGACCTCCCATCCAGGGCCCACTCAGCCTCACCACTCTGCCACCCAGATGCTCATGTGGCAGGCGTTGCGCTGCctggctccaggagggcaggagggcagggtgggatCATGCAGGGCTGGGCCATGCAGGGCGGAAGGACTGAAGGGAGAACATGTGGGTCCCCTGGCTGTGGGGCCACCGTGCAGGAGGCCCCTCTGGGCATCTCCCTCAGACCTAAGGCTGCCTGTCCgaaggagccaagaccagcctcCAACCTGGTCACTAAAACACACAGTGggacttttctatatttattgaaCCAGAACCATTCCTTAGCTCCCTTCCAGCTGAGACATCCCCCAAATCCAGACAGCCCTTGCCTTCATCCTCATTGACCTCGTggctttttataagaaaaaacatcCATCCAAGTTCCAGAAGAGGCTCAGTGGGATCATCACCCCCACTCCGCCCTACATCCTAAGACTGGGGGCTGAGAGGCCAGGCCCTCCCGTGAGGTTGGGCTCCAAGGCCAGAGGACTCTGGGTCTGCCTCAAGGTGTCACTGGGGAGGAAAAGCCTGTGTGCATATCCATGGGTGATCACATACATGGAAAATCATACATGCGTACATATACATAGAAACATCCTGTCTCACTTAAAAGCACACACCGACACAGGCagaaacactcacacacacaatgcaGAACAGGCACTGCTGTCCCATTGGAAGTGGGGAAAGTTAGCGAAGATACAAAGTTAGCAAAAAACACAAAACGCAGCTGCTCAGCAACCTAGCCATTTCTATTCTCAGGCTTGGGATGCTTTTTTAACCCACActcccacaaaataaaaataacagaaaatcaataaataatctcACAAGGGACACCACCAGGCCAGTGGTTAGGACCTCGCAGAGCGGGGCCTCATCTGGCCCTGGAGAGGGGCAGTGGGtccacccccacctctgtcctCCCCCTGAATCAGAACGAACCTGTGAAGCACAGGAGGGGACAAGGAAGGCCTTGTGGGGAGAGAAGTCCTGCTAGGGCAAGCCCCCAACCCTGACTCCCCAACGACACCCCAGACAGCCTCCCAAAGGGCCGAGCACCCACCTGGCGGTAGCGGCGCTCCGAGCACACCTTGCAGAGCCCATTGAAGCGGTTCATAGCTGCAGGTCCTGCCTCGGCTGCTGCCCCATGAAAACCCAGCTCTCCCCCCCAGCAGCGGGAGCCCACACTGCGCCCCGTCAGCCTGGCATGACCGCCCTGGGAAGCCCGCCCCGCAGAAGAATGGCAGGAAATCACCTCTCACCTCCCCAAGCCCTGTCTGTGCTGTGTGCCTCTGCACGATAAGCCCGAAGGCTTCCTGAAACCTCAGAATGACAAGGAAGAGGGagagttttatattaaaattcctGTCAACTAGTTAGTATTCCCCGGGCCCAGCGGGAAGAGGGCGCCTTTGTTCTGGCTGCATTCTCCGCCATGGGCCACTTTGTGATTGCAGTGTTCTCACAAACACCCCTGGCCAGAGGAGAACCCAGGCAGAAAACACGGCCCACTCTATAACAACGGTTCCTCCCCCCTGTAAATCCCAGGCTCCCCACAGCAAATCTAGGGATCAACCCAGCCAAGAATCACAGCACGCTTTGGACGGCTGCACCCTCAGACACTACCTCACAACAGGGAACATGAAACATTTGGAGTCTGAGGACCTTCCCGCCACTCAGCAGCTACTCAAAAGTCAGTTTCCTCACCAGGCGATCCAGCCTCCTCACTTTACCCATGAGGAAGCCAGGGCCTAgtggtcaaggtcacacagccaggtggGATGGAGCTGGAATTAGAACCCCATTCCTGTTCCTTATCTTGTAGAGCAGTACCTGGTGAGCCCAGCCCCCCTTACACCCACCTGAGGGCCTGTGGGaaaccacccacccacccacatacGCACATCCTTGATGCCACAGTGTCCCTTCATCTAGCCCAGCTTTGTGGGGACAGTGCATAGGTCACCCAGGTTTCTGGGCCTCCATCTCCCCATCAGCATGATGGGCAAGTGGAATAGGTGATTTCTGGGGGTTCTGCCTTCGCTCCAACAAAGCCTCCAACCATCACGCTCGCTTGGCTGAGTCCTGCAGACGGCTTTGAGTGTGCAGGCCCAGGAACATCACACGTGCCTCCGAACAAAGCCCCCTGGGCTTGGGGCCCCTGTGCAGAAGGAGGACTTTCCCAAGACACCGAGAAACCTGCAGGGCTGATGTCCCTGCGATTCTCACCAATCACCAGTGAGGCTTCCTGCTCACTGTCCTCTGTGCTCAGCAAGtacagagggaggaagaaaggtcATCACAGCTCCTCCACTGAGGCTAGAAGACAGTTTCAAACTCCTAGCGAAGCCACAGAAAACAGTAACTTCAAGTTACACTAATACTGTGCTAGCCAGTACTGTAGCAACCAGACCACACATGCAAGGTAAActtcaattaattaaaattaaataaacgtCCGGACCTTGGTCATACTAGCCACACTTCAAGTGTTCAGTAGCCTCAGGTGACCAGTGGCTACCGTATCAGATAGTGTCACTCTAGCCTGTATGCAGGAACATTCTAGAGGGCAGGACCTTTGACTCGTTCACAGCTATGTCCCAGCATCCAGCACAGGCCTGGCCCACGCAGATGTTCGGtaaatactgaatgaatgaataagtgaatgaactGAGTAAATGA is a window of Desmodus rotundus isolate HL8 chromosome 1, HLdesRot8A.1, whole genome shotgun sequence DNA encoding:
- the RGS3 gene encoding regulator of G-protein signaling 3 isoform X6; its protein translation is MNRFNGLCKVCSERRYRQITIPRGKDGFGFTICCDSPVRVQAVDSGGPAERAGLQQLDTVLQLNERPVEHWKCVELAHEIRSCPSEIILLVWRMVPQVKPGPDGGVLRRASCKSTHDLQSPLNKREKNCTHGAQARPEQRHSCHLVCDSSDGLLLGGWERYTEVAKRGGQHTLPALSRATAPTDPNYIILAPLNPGSQLLRPVYQEDAIPEESGSPSKGKSYTGLGKKSRLMKTVQTMKGHANYQNCSVMRPHTPHSSYGTYVTLAPKVLVFPVFVQPLDLCNPARTLLLSEELLLYEGRNKAAEVTLFAYSDLLLFTKEDEPGRCNVLRNPLYLQSVKLQEGSSEDLKFCVLYLAEKAECLFTLEAHSQEQKKRVCWCLSENIAKQQQLAASPPQSKKLHPYGSLQQEMGPANSTNATQDRSFTSPGQTLIG